In a single window of the Leptospira sanjuanensis genome:
- a CDS encoding MASE1 domain-containing protein, translating to MSLRFKEIIRISGIVFISGFIYYILAQIGRNTAIHPGYASAIWPASGAALGLTILFGNYAIIGVFFASFFSNSGTDLFSGIWMDPGKNLYLSFVIGLFSALQCYAGKVVLSLKIPGCRISEKTQYVFLFIALEAIVCTISCTGSVTFMYLLGEIDLSLVRQSWLTWWAGDTLGVYIGAPFVLFWFRGAYKIPRWTEFLESIALLLLIVFFSLASFDLVTPIVSISYPLGYILIPLILWSAFRLGERPSSLAVVLSSIIAILGTISGSPQFYAESMNASYILLQFFVAVLSITSLLVASMVNERKDAENQLRVSHQSLEDKVKARTHELLRSNEILREEIHEKNDARAALEKSQIRYMGLFEHLPVAIIEADYSQLKKVLDGLPEDIHGDSFTDYVETHPDFVQLCFDSIQVVGVNQETVNLLRVESKDAVYKNWKRFFSQDNFKVFRRVLRKIREESYFYEVEVGFRVQDGTRLDIKIRWSVPPGFESSLSSVIVTLLDFTDIKSVERKLHLSLEEKEVMLKEIHHRVKNNLQVISSLLSMQSDYVQDKQSLSVFMESQNRLRTMSMIHEELYQSENLGKIQYSVYIEKLLNQLFQVYGKSDLVELITELETLDISVNRAIPIGLIINELVSNSLKYAFPEVENSSEKPELRISLAKVEENLEMQIEDNGIGMPSGFDLEDSNSLGLKLVYILVRQLKGKIDFSSDSKQGTRFKIHIPLTVDLV from the coding sequence TTGTCTCTTCGTTTCAAAGAAATAATAAGAATCTCCGGAATCGTTTTTATATCCGGGTTTATTTATTATATTCTCGCGCAGATCGGAAGAAACACCGCGATTCATCCCGGTTACGCTTCCGCGATATGGCCCGCTTCCGGTGCCGCGCTCGGACTTACGATTCTATTCGGAAATTACGCGATCATCGGAGTTTTTTTCGCATCCTTCTTTTCCAATTCGGGAACGGATCTTTTCTCGGGGATCTGGATGGATCCCGGAAAGAATTTATATCTCAGTTTTGTGATCGGGCTTTTCTCGGCTCTTCAATGTTACGCGGGAAAAGTCGTTCTTTCGCTGAAAATTCCAGGATGTAGAATTTCCGAAAAGACCCAATACGTTTTTCTTTTTATCGCTTTGGAAGCGATCGTATGTACGATCAGCTGTACCGGTTCCGTAACTTTCATGTATCTTTTGGGAGAAATCGATCTCTCCTTGGTTCGTCAAAGTTGGCTGACATGGTGGGCGGGCGACACGCTCGGCGTTTACATCGGCGCTCCCTTTGTCCTTTTTTGGTTTCGAGGCGCGTATAAAATTCCGCGTTGGACCGAATTTTTGGAATCGATCGCGCTTCTTCTTTTGATCGTATTTTTTTCCCTCGCCTCTTTCGATTTGGTAACTCCGATCGTTTCCATCAGTTATCCTCTCGGTTATATTTTAATTCCGTTGATCTTATGGTCCGCGTTTCGATTGGGAGAAAGGCCGAGCAGTTTGGCGGTGGTTCTTTCTTCGATCATCGCGATCTTAGGAACGATTTCAGGTTCTCCTCAGTTTTATGCCGAATCGATGAACGCTTCTTACATTCTTTTACAATTCTTCGTGGCCGTGTTGTCCATAACGAGTCTTCTCGTTGCAAGTATGGTGAATGAAAGAAAGGATGCGGAGAATCAGCTCCGCGTTTCTCATCAGAGTCTGGAAGACAAGGTAAAAGCAAGAACGCACGAACTTCTTCGTTCCAACGAAATTCTTAGAGAAGAAATTCACGAGAAAAACGACGCGAGGGCCGCGCTGGAAAAAAGTCAGATCCGCTATATGGGTTTGTTCGAACATCTTCCGGTTGCGATCATAGAAGCGGATTATTCCCAGCTCAAAAAAGTTTTGGACGGTTTACCCGAAGATATTCACGGAGATTCGTTTACGGATTACGTCGAAACGCATCCCGATTTTGTCCAGCTCTGTTTCGATTCGATTCAAGTCGTCGGGGTCAATCAGGAGACCGTCAATCTACTTCGTGTCGAATCCAAGGATGCGGTTTATAAAAATTGGAAACGGTTCTTCAGTCAGGATAATTTCAAAGTATTCAGAAGAGTTTTAAGAAAGATCAGGGAAGAATCCTATTTTTACGAAGTCGAAGTGGGTTTCCGCGTCCAAGATGGAACGAGACTGGATATTAAAATTCGTTGGTCAGTTCCTCCCGGGTTCGAATCGTCTCTTTCAAGCGTAATCGTGACGCTATTGGATTTTACGGATATTAAATCCGTGGAAAGGAAACTTCATCTTTCTCTGGAAGAAAAGGAAGTGATGCTGAAGGAAATTCATCACAGGGTAAAAAACAATCTCCAGGTGATTTCTTCCTTGTTGTCGATGCAATCGGATTATGTTCAGGATAAACAAAGTCTTTCCGTATTTATGGAAAGTCAGAACCGACTCCGAACGATGTCTATGATTCACGAAGAATTGTATCAATCGGAGAATCTAGGAAAGATTCAATATTCCGTATATATCGAAAAACTATTGAACCAGCTCTTTCAGGTTTACGGAAAATCCGATTTGGTCGAATTGATAACCGAACTGGAAACGTTGGACATCAGCGTAAACCGTGCGATTCCGATCGGACTGATCATCAACGAGCTCGTTTCCAATTCTTTAAAGTACGCGTTTCCGGAGGTGGAGAATTCTTCCGAAAAACCGGAGCTTAGAATTTCTCTCGCTAAAGTGGAGGAAAATCTGGAGATGCAGATCGAAGACAACGGAATCGGAATGCCTTCCGGTTTCGACTTAGAGGATTCCAATTCGCTCGGTTTAAAACTCGTGTATATCCTGGTGCGACAACTCAAAGGGAAAATCGATTTTTCATCGGATTCGAAACAAGGCACACGCTTTAAGATTCACATTCCTCTTACCGTCGATCTTGTCTGA
- a CDS encoding TetR/AcrR family transcriptional regulator produces MKKEEKILARREEILDAALDIFSAKGFHAAGIADIAGKLDIGHGTCYRYFKNKLDILHALLDRVQNGLSEVISRQSPDKSNSLEEYRSQIAEIGVGLFELFGKDTRIGQIFFFETQGIDETVTVKIRKIYELSARVTELYLINGVKKGFLRKNLDTDVASKAINSMMFEGIRQSISHKSDRDYAIRWMKAVPDLMLDGMRENQ; encoded by the coding sequence ATGAAAAAGGAAGAAAAGATCCTGGCGCGCCGAGAGGAAATCTTAGACGCCGCCCTCGACATTTTTTCGGCGAAAGGATTTCACGCCGCGGGGATCGCGGATATCGCGGGTAAGTTGGACATCGGTCACGGAACCTGTTATCGTTATTTTAAGAATAAGTTGGATATCCTACATGCGCTTTTGGATCGAGTGCAGAACGGGTTGTCCGAAGTGATTTCCCGACAAAGTCCCGACAAATCCAATTCGTTGGAAGAATACCGTTCTCAAATCGCAGAAATCGGAGTCGGGCTTTTCGAACTTTTTGGAAAAGACACTCGCATCGGTCAGATTTTCTTTTTTGAAACGCAGGGGATCGACGAAACGGTGACCGTCAAGATTCGAAAGATTTACGAACTTTCCGCGCGCGTTACCGAGCTTTATTTGATCAACGGTGTGAAGAAGGGCTTTTTACGAAAGAATCTAGATACGGATGTCGCATCGAAAGCGATCAATTCCATGATGTTTGAAGGAATCCGCCAATCGATTTCCCACAAATCCGATCGAGACTATGCGATTCGCTGGATGAAAGCCGTTCCCGATCTGATGTTAGATGGGATGAGGGAAAACCAGTGA
- a CDS encoding aminotransferase class I/II-fold pyridoxal phosphate-dependent enzyme, translated as MLKEINEPHRTLCGERIPFENIHAVSVSLPQLADVIGYEEKRTETLSRLKSGYPRFVAHSYIARILDYNREVKNVSTPQFIVSSKKAANAIVEKFSIEKYEILEDEGIFTLVIPNLKDLEKEILSFIQHTGCLASSRMAEDFLLKKGILQEVFREKAEKDSPVPKILSKLSSFYGNANPPILLSMSGMNGVYTAFEALDRVQRKKGKTIWIRLGWLYVDNIRILEKYTKDSYVIHNATDLQDLEQFLERNSQQVAGIITECPTNPLLLVPDYEKLKSIVDRYEIPLIADISVAGSAVIDVLPYVDVIVESLTKFACGNGDLMMGAVVFNKHSKWFSEIFSICKEWIEEPYIRDCERLAYEIKDYEERVLKISENVKKLAAYFSKHPGIRNVFWTGSADSSANFEKITRIPGIQSGVLSIELAVPLEKFYDRLALLKGPSFGTEFTLNMLYVYLAHYELVTREEGRKFLKENGLDPNLIRISVGTEDPDLLIQEYEKAFEA; from the coding sequence ATGTTAAAAGAAATCAACGAACCCCACCGGACCCTTTGCGGAGAACGAATTCCGTTTGAAAACATTCACGCGGTTTCCGTAAGTCTTCCCCAGTTGGCGGACGTGATCGGTTACGAAGAAAAAAGAACCGAAACGCTTTCCCGATTGAAATCAGGTTATCCGAGGTTTGTAGCGCATTCTTATATCGCGAGAATTTTAGATTACAACCGAGAAGTAAAAAACGTCTCCACTCCTCAGTTCATCGTCTCTTCCAAAAAAGCGGCAAACGCAATCGTAGAAAAGTTCTCCATAGAAAAATACGAAATCCTTGAAGACGAAGGAATTTTCACTTTGGTCATTCCGAATCTCAAGGATTTGGAAAAAGAAATTCTCTCCTTCATACAACACACGGGATGCCTTGCGTCTTCGAGAATGGCGGAAGATTTCTTATTAAAAAAAGGAATCTTGCAGGAAGTTTTCCGTGAAAAGGCGGAAAAGGATTCTCCCGTTCCGAAAATTCTTTCGAAGCTTTCCTCTTTTTATGGAAATGCGAATCCTCCGATTTTACTTTCCATGTCGGGAATGAACGGAGTCTACACGGCGTTCGAAGCATTGGATCGCGTTCAAAGAAAAAAAGGAAAAACGATTTGGATTCGTCTCGGTTGGTTGTATGTGGACAACATTCGAATCTTGGAAAAATATACGAAAGATTCGTACGTGATTCACAACGCCACGGATCTTCAGGACTTGGAACAATTTCTCGAACGGAATTCGCAGCAAGTCGCCGGAATCATCACAGAATGTCCGACCAATCCGCTTTTATTAGTTCCCGATTATGAAAAATTAAAATCCATCGTGGACCGATATGAGATTCCTTTGATCGCGGATATTTCCGTCGCCGGGTCCGCGGTGATCGATGTGCTTCCGTATGTCGACGTGATCGTGGAAAGTTTAACCAAGTTTGCGTGCGGAAACGGCGATCTTATGATGGGAGCCGTCGTGTTCAACAAACACTCGAAATGGTTTTCGGAAATTTTTTCCATCTGCAAAGAATGGATCGAGGAACCGTATATTCGGGACTGCGAGCGTCTTGCGTATGAAATCAAAGATTATGAAGAACGCGTATTGAAGATCAGCGAAAATGTGAAAAAACTCGCCGCGTATTTTTCAAAACATCCTGGAATCCGAAACGTATTCTGGACCGGTTCCGCCGATTCTTCCGCAAACTTTGAAAAGATCACGAGAATTCCCGGAATTCAATCCGGCGTTTTATCGATCGAACTCGCGGTTCCTTTGGAAAAATTTTACGATCGACTCGCGTTGCTGAAAGGACCGAGTTTCGGAACCGAATTCACCCTTAATATGCTCTACGTTTATCTCGCACATTACGAGTTGGTGACTCGGGAAGAAGGAAGAAAATTTCTGAAGGAAAACGGACTCGATCCGAACTTGATCCGAATCTCCGTCGGAACGGAAGACCCGGATCTTTTGATTCAGGAATACGAAAAAGCCTTCGAAGCTTAA
- the prfA gene encoding peptide chain release factor 1 yields the protein MIDRLEKIQEKYLRISEELNLAKDPSALKNLYKERSRLTPLYLKVEEYLKIHQDRKDAEELIQSEKDEEMHSMLKEEIRQAGQKLEELEKELEILLLPPDPNSGKNILVEIRAGTGGEEAGLFVADLFRMYSKFADKQKIKTEVIDSSPTGIGGLKEIIFALEDDRAYDLFKFEGGTHRVQRIPSTESGGRIHTSAVTVAVLPEADEEEIEINENDLRIDVYRSSGAGGQHVNTTDSAVRITHIPTGVVVACQDEKSQHKNKAKALRILSARILEKQAEDKKQASDAIKKQMVGSGDRSERVRTYNFPQGRCTDHRIGFTSHNLSAIMEGDLDELIGALTEEDRARKISETQTH from the coding sequence ATGATAGATAGACTTGAAAAAATACAAGAAAAATACCTTCGAATCAGCGAAGAGTTGAATCTCGCGAAAGATCCTTCGGCGTTAAAGAATCTATACAAAGAAAGATCCAGGCTCACTCCTCTTTATCTCAAGGTGGAAGAATATCTGAAAATCCATCAGGATCGAAAAGACGCCGAAGAATTGATCCAGTCCGAAAAGGACGAAGAAATGCATTCCATGCTCAAGGAAGAAATCCGTCAGGCGGGTCAAAAACTGGAAGAGTTGGAAAAGGAACTCGAAATTCTTCTCTTACCTCCCGATCCGAATTCGGGAAAGAATATTCTTGTGGAGATCCGCGCCGGGACCGGAGGAGAAGAAGCCGGTTTGTTCGTGGCCGATCTTTTCAGAATGTATTCCAAATTTGCGGACAAACAAAAAATCAAAACCGAAGTCATCGATTCGTCGCCTACGGGAATCGGCGGTTTGAAAGAAATTATTTTCGCACTCGAAGACGATCGTGCTTACGACCTTTTTAAATTCGAAGGCGGTACACATCGAGTTCAAAGAATTCCGAGCACAGAATCCGGGGGAAGAATTCACACAAGCGCCGTCACGGTTGCGGTTCTTCCCGAAGCCGACGAAGAAGAAATCGAAATCAACGAAAACGATCTCCGCATCGACGTATATCGATCTTCCGGTGCGGGCGGTCAGCACGTAAACACGACGGATTCCGCGGTTCGAATCACTCACATTCCCACCGGAGTTGTGGTCGCTTGTCAGGATGAAAAATCGCAGCATAAAAACAAAGCCAAGGCTCTTCGGATTTTGAGCGCGAGAATTCTGGAAAAACAAGCCGAAGATAAAAAACAAGCGTCCGATGCGATCAAGAAACAGATGGTAGGAAGCGGGGATCGTTCCGAAAGAGTGCGGACCTATAACTTTCCGCAAGGACGATGTACCGATCATCGGATCGGATTTACGAGCCACAATCTTTCCGCGATCATGGAAGGGGATCTGGACGAATTGATCGGAGCTTTGACCGAAGAAGATAGAGCGCGTAAAATTTCGGAAACGCAAACTCATTGA
- a CDS encoding TolB-like translocation protein, whose amino-acid sequence MKLESILKKRIALAAFVKKNMILVLFAIFFFNLCKSSHETFIEEIQELVEQEKYEKASERLKEKLQSPKDRDEILSSEAPDSARIIEFSSDRLKLVWTEDQKIYFQDLASGETNSRSLDQTPSNLSLSQNANYALVEYTMQASGGCRYVAISLKDSSLSYEAGAQVSCKSRGSILPDGSKIYYFVDDNLYEEKTVEPRKPVLVLNKEKIVSPFPNLKTRFLMYPSGNSFLIFSGNAGAYNLYWFHPSQKTAEKIDKDILSPILYYGNGESAYYVGGEIGKLHLRRINFSSKGKPSITKLFTVSRKEINPWKLSKKNEFLSGYSGKVHLWGPAKKSQNLPILCERAYLTGDDRIVCENEPGQLLLSKLDFQPEDWSIWKLYEEVRSK is encoded by the coding sequence ATGAAACTTGAATCCATTTTGAAAAAAAGAATCGCGTTAGCCGCTTTTGTTAAAAAGAATATGATCCTGGTTTTGTTTGCGATTTTCTTTTTCAATCTCTGTAAAAGCAGTCACGAGACTTTTATCGAAGAGATTCAGGAACTCGTAGAACAGGAAAAATACGAAAAGGCCTCCGAAAGGTTGAAAGAAAAACTTCAATCGCCTAAAGACCGGGATGAGATCCTTTCCTCGGAAGCTCCCGATTCGGCGCGTATCATCGAATTTTCCAGCGATCGTTTAAAGCTCGTTTGGACCGAGGACCAGAAGATTTACTTTCAGGATCTTGCCTCGGGCGAAACCAATTCACGCAGCCTGGATCAAACCCCTTCCAACCTTTCTCTTTCACAAAACGCAAACTATGCCCTTGTCGAATATACGATGCAGGCTTCGGGGGGTTGCAGATACGTTGCGATTTCCTTAAAAGATTCGAGTCTTTCCTACGAAGCCGGCGCTCAGGTTTCTTGCAAAAGCAGGGGTTCGATTTTGCCGGACGGTTCCAAAATATATTACTTCGTGGACGACAATCTTTACGAAGAAAAAACCGTGGAACCGCGAAAGCCCGTTCTCGTTTTAAACAAGGAAAAAATCGTATCACCGTTTCCTAATTTAAAAACGAGATTTCTCATGTATCCTTCCGGAAATTCGTTTTTGATCTTTTCCGGAAACGCGGGCGCGTACAACTTATATTGGTTTCATCCTTCTCAAAAAACGGCGGAGAAGATCGATAAGGATATTTTGAGTCCAATCTTGTATTACGGAAACGGAGAAAGCGCGTATTACGTGGGAGGTGAAATCGGAAAACTGCATCTCCGAAGAATCAACTTTTCCTCGAAAGGAAAACCTTCCATTACGAAACTTTTTACCGTAAGCCGGAAGGAAATCAATCCTTGGAAACTTTCCAAAAAGAACGAGTTTCTTTCCGGATATTCCGGAAAGGTTCATCTTTGGGGTCCGGCTAAGAAAAGTCAGAATCTTCCGATTCTTTGTGAACGCGCTTATTTAACCGGAGACGATCGGATCGTTTGTGAAAACGAACCCGGACAATTGCTTCTCAGTAAGCTCGACTTTCAACCGGAAGATTGGAGTATTTGGAAACTTTACGAAGAAGTTCGCAGTAAGTGA
- a CDS encoding NUDIX hydrolase, whose product MSKHGFFQITQKLFLRKGDELLILRDRKSGLGDLPGGRMNEDEFFQDWNLSMEREIEEELGSKVQIEVSPKPLFVHKHRVNEGNFPCIIIAYHADFLGGEIVLSDEHDYIAWENVRTYEPSPLFTEYMLDAVNLYLKEYASLVH is encoded by the coding sequence TTGAGCAAACACGGCTTTTTTCAAATCACTCAAAAACTGTTTCTTAGAAAAGGGGACGAACTTCTCATTCTCCGCGACCGTAAATCCGGCTTGGGAGATCTTCCGGGCGGAAGAATGAACGAAGACGAATTCTTCCAAGACTGGAACCTCAGTATGGAACGCGAGATCGAGGAAGAATTAGGTTCGAAGGTTCAAATCGAAGTCTCCCCGAAACCGTTGTTCGTTCACAAACACAGAGTCAACGAAGGAAATTTTCCCTGCATCATCATCGCGTATCACGCGGATTTTCTCGGAGGAGAAATCGTCCTTTCCGACGAACACGACTACATCGCCTGGGAAAACGTCCGCACATACGAGCCGAGTCCGCTTTTTACGGAATACATGCTCGACGCCGTAAATCTGTATCTTAAGGAATATGCATCTTTAGTGCATTAG
- a CDS encoding rhomboid family intramembrane serine protease, which yields MIRILLFEFPLTTFFVFLNVATFFLVNIFVPEHLIRLYFLNHPGRIHPIAWIGAVFYHGNLIHLFGNMFYLFFLGRAVEFKAGKGRWLLFFFMAALISSLLDSFIRGVILHDSTPVVGASGAISGIAAVAALLSPFSLRFNGKNIPFPVFLVAWIMVYSDITNVFSDDGIARWAHLGGFISVIFAAYFLKPTERKQLHSGFILNLIFIILTLILAFFYTNR from the coding sequence TTGATTCGAATTCTCCTTTTTGAATTTCCTCTTACGACTTTTTTCGTTTTTTTGAATGTTGCGACTTTTTTTCTCGTGAACATTTTCGTACCCGAACATCTGATCCGGCTTTATTTTCTCAATCATCCCGGAAGAATCCATCCGATCGCATGGATCGGCGCGGTATTCTATCACGGAAATCTAATACACTTATTCGGAAATATGTTTTATCTTTTCTTTCTTGGGAGAGCCGTGGAGTTCAAAGCGGGTAAGGGAAGATGGCTCTTGTTCTTTTTTATGGCGGCATTGATTTCATCTTTGTTGGACTCGTTCATTCGAGGAGTCATTCTCCATGACTCGACTCCCGTAGTCGGCGCGTCGGGTGCGATTTCTGGCATCGCCGCCGTCGCCGCTTTGCTTTCTCCCTTCTCGCTTCGATTCAACGGAAAGAATATTCCTTTCCCGGTCTTTCTCGTCGCTTGGATCATGGTCTATTCCGATATTACAAACGTATTTTCGGACGATGGAATTGCACGTTGGGCGCACTTAGGCGGTTTTATCTCCGTGATCTTCGCCGCTTATTTTCTAAAACCGACGGAGCGGAAACAGCTCCATTCCGGATTTATTCTCAACCTGATTTTCATCATTCTTACTCTGATCTTGGCGTTCTTTTATACCAATCGATAA
- a CDS encoding LA_3696 family protein → MMSDLVHKIPPRLEEILGSDGKEQFLVFLNEAFMISKNLILEAGHQRFETTLKSEISKIEVMMETFKTNFSGNLERLQHNVDLKIVKIHGEISELRAELKVNVNELHSKILFVQHKLEMDVAELRQEMGEFRMELKNEMAALRSELKTEMANFRAEWKSDLLEVQKSIVDIHRAIALQTRWILAGMVGVATLSAAIGKLIH, encoded by the coding sequence ATGATGTCGGATTTGGTTCATAAAATTCCACCTCGATTAGAAGAGATTCTCGGGTCGGATGGAAAGGAACAATTTTTGGTTTTTTTAAACGAGGCATTCATGATCTCCAAAAACCTGATCTTAGAAGCGGGACATCAGCGTTTTGAAACGACTTTGAAATCCGAAATATCGAAAATCGAAGTTATGATGGAGACGTTTAAAACGAACTTTTCCGGAAACTTGGAGCGGCTTCAACATAATGTGGATCTGAAGATCGTAAAAATTCACGGAGAAATTTCCGAACTTCGTGCGGAACTGAAAGTCAATGTGAACGAACTTCATTCTAAGATTTTATTCGTTCAACACAAGTTGGAAATGGACGTCGCTGAACTTCGACAAGAGATGGGAGAATTTCGGATGGAACTGAAAAATGAAATGGCCGCTCTTCGATCGGAATTAAAAACCGAGATGGCTAATTTTCGCGCAGAATGGAAATCGGATCTTTTGGAAGTGCAAAAATCAATCGTCGACATTCACAGAGCGATCGCACTTCAGACGCGCTGGATCCTCGCGGGAATGGTCGGTGTCGCAACTCTTTCGGCGGCGATCGGAAAGTTGATTCATTGA
- the hisB gene encoding imidazoleglycerol-phosphate dehydratase HisB: protein MKAERKTSETEIKLEMNLRGTGKYQFDTEIPFFEHMLSHISKHGLIDLNLWLRGDIEIDCHHSVEDTAILMGSTIHKQLGDKAGIFRYGHFTLTMDEVLTTVAVDLGGRYFFKYTGPELTGKFGIYDAELSLEFLQKLALNAKMNLHVVVHYGDNRHHIHESIFKALGKALRMAIAQDAAAAGAIPSTKGVLE, encoded by the coding sequence ATGAAAGCAGAAAGAAAAACCTCCGAAACAGAGATCAAATTGGAGATGAATCTCCGCGGAACCGGTAAGTATCAATTTGATACCGAGATTCCTTTTTTCGAGCACATGCTTTCACATATTTCCAAACACGGCTTGATCGATTTGAATCTTTGGTTGAGAGGGGACATCGAGATCGATTGTCATCACTCGGTCGAAGACACAGCCATTTTAATGGGATCGACGATTCACAAACAACTCGGCGATAAAGCCGGAATTTTTCGTTACGGACATTTTACTCTTACGATGGATGAGGTTTTGACGACCGTTGCCGTTGATTTGGGGGGCCGTTACTTTTTTAAATACACCGGCCCCGAGTTGACCGGAAAATTCGGAATTTATGACGCGGAACTTTCTCTGGAGTTTCTGCAAAAACTCGCACTGAATGCGAAGATGAATCTCCACGTGGTCGTTCATTACGGTGATAACAGACATCATATTCACGAATCCATCTTTAAGGCTCTAGGCAAGGCGTTAAGAATGGCGATCGCGCAAGACGCTGCCGCAGCGGGCGCGATTCCATCTACGAAAGGAGTGTTGGAGTGA
- the hisH gene encoding imidazole glycerol phosphate synthase subunit HisH, whose product MIAILDYGMGNIHSCIKAVSLYTKDYVFTNDRSVIENSKALILPGDGHFDKAMENLNSTGLRETIDKHANAGKPLFGICIGFQILFESSEETAQGTKKEQIEGLGYIKGKIKKFQGKDFKVPHIGWNRLQIRRKDKSVLLKGIQDQSFFYFIHSYRPTEAEGNAITGLCDYYQEKFPAVVEKNNIFGTQFHPEKSHTHGLKLLENFIHSV is encoded by the coding sequence GTGATCGCCATTCTCGATTACGGAATGGGAAACATACATTCCTGCATCAAAGCCGTTTCGCTTTATACGAAGGATTACGTTTTTACGAATGATCGTTCGGTGATTGAAAATTCAAAAGCTCTAATATTGCCGGGCGACGGTCACTTTGATAAAGCAATGGAGAATTTGAATTCCACGGGTCTTCGCGAAACGATCGACAAACACGCGAACGCGGGAAAACCTCTTTTCGGAATCTGCATCGGCTTCCAGATTCTTTTCGAATCTTCCGAAGAGACGGCGCAAGGTACGAAAAAGGAACAGATTGAAGGTCTGGGTTACATCAAAGGAAAGATCAAAAAGTTTCAAGGCAAGGATTTTAAGGTTCCTCATATCGGATGGAACCGTCTTCAAATCCGCAGAAAGGATAAGAGCGTTCTTTTAAAAGGAATCCAAGATCAATCCTTCTTTTACTTTATTCATTCTTACAGACCGACTGAGGCGGAAGGAAACGCGATCACCGGCCTTTGCGATTACTATCAGGAAAAATTTCCCGCTGTAGTCGAAAAAAATAATATTTTCGGGACTCAGTTCCACCCCGAAAAATCTCATACTCACGGACTTAAACTTTTGGAGAATTTCATTCATTCCGTATGA
- the hisA gene encoding 1-(5-phosphoribosyl)-5-[(5-phosphoribosylamino)methylideneamino]imidazole-4-carboxamide isomerase, which yields MIIIPAIDLLDNCAVRLFKGNYEEKKIYSSEPWKLAEGFAKNGATLLHLVDLNGARNQLGVNELSILKIRETTSLKVQLGGGIRDKEKLAYYDKIGIDRFILGTAAVTDPDLLKYALDQYGKDRVVVAVDARDGIVKIAGWEKDSGVHYRDLMERLAKAGIEHVVFTDIAQDGTLAGPNLEAYREILNSYPFQVIASGGISSLKDLMDLSSLDTKIPLFGVITGKALYEGKLDLAEAISSI from the coding sequence ATGATCATCATTCCCGCCATCGATCTATTAGATAATTGTGCCGTTCGTCTTTTCAAAGGAAATTACGAAGAAAAGAAAATCTATTCCTCGGAACCTTGGAAACTCGCGGAAGGTTTCGCGAAGAACGGCGCGACCTTGCTTCACTTGGTCGATTTGAACGGAGCAAGAAATCAACTCGGCGTCAACGAGCTTTCCATTCTGAAAATACGCGAAACGACTTCCCTCAAAGTGCAGTTAGGCGGAGGAATCCGGGACAAGGAAAAACTCGCTTATTACGATAAAATCGGAATCGATCGTTTTATTTTAGGAACGGCCGCGGTGACTGATCCGGATCTTTTGAAATACGCTTTGGATCAATACGGAAAAGATAGAGTCGTCGTAGCGGTGGACGCGCGCGACGGGATCGTAAAGATCGCGGGATGGGAAAAAGATTCCGGCGTTCATTACCGAGATCTAATGGAACGTCTCGCAAAGGCGGGCATCGAACACGTGGTCTTTACGGACATCGCTCAGGACGGAACTCTCGCAGGGCCGAATCTGGAAGCATATCGGGAGATTTTAAATTCTTATCCGTTTCAAGTGATCGCTTCGGGAGGAATCTCCTCCTTAAAGGATCTTATGGATCTTTCCTCGCTCGATACGAAGATTCCTTTGTTCGGTGTGATTACCGGCAAAGCGTTGTACGAAGGAAAGCTGGATCTTGCGGAAGCGATTTCTTCCATCTAA